CTGCTGTTCTCATAAGCCAGACCAGGAGAGGGTTAAACAATCATGCTGGCCTAGGATTAACTTTGGCATTAGAGAGGCAGGTGCCCCAGTGTTTTACCAGATGCTTGGAAACCTGTTCTCAGGTCAGCTCAGAGATTCAATCCAGCCAGGTCGTCCCTGGAGCTGACTGAGACCTGTGCCGCTCCTTGGGccctgagctgagctgagctgctgggggtgggggtggggggtatgTGGAGAGGGTGGGAAAAGCTTGGTCCTGTGCAGGCTAGCTCTGTGGCCTTGGTTGAGTCCTTCCTATCTGCTTAGGTATCCCCAACTGGGCACAAAGGAGGCCGGTCTGGGTGGTCCCACGGGTTCCTCTTGTGAGGACTGGCCAAGAGCAAGGGATCCTCAGACTCCAGAACCCCCTAGCTAGGGGTCCCCTAGCTTGGGAGAGACTTTCTCTACCGCAGGGGTGAGGAAGGGTAAATCTTTAACGAGCTAGCCCTGGGCAGCTGGAGTCTTTCCGGATGGATGGCTGCCTgggatgggggatggggtgggaatGCAAGATGTGTGTAGACAGTCCCAGTGTTGTGGAGAAGGGAGGGTATTGGGGGGGGCGGTAAATAAAGGAGACGCGGGCGGAGCTAACTCCGTGTGCAGAGCAGGACATGGAAGAACGCGGGTCACCCGACGGGTAAGCAGATCTTCAGAGAGGTTCGAGGAGTCCTGAACAGCCGCTAGGTGCAAGTATGATAACTCGCATTGCTGCCCACAGGGATCTCGCGCGGAGCCTGGAGCAAGGGCCAGAGGGGCCGGAAACGCCCATCCAGGTGGTGCTCAGGTGGGTATAAATTGGCTAGGAGGCACCTGGGCGAGACAGGGATCGATGAAGACATCAGGATGTACCATCTGCCCTTCTGTCGGACCCCAGGGTACGTCCCATGAGCGCGGCCGAGCTGCGTCGAGGGCAGCAGAGCGTGCTGCACTGCTCAGGGACCCGGACTCTGCAGGTGAGGAACCCCTCTCTCTATCTCCCCAATAAAAAATCCCGGGGACGCCAGATCCCTTCCCCCAGGCAACTTTGCCCTAGGCCCCGCCCTCCCCCGGAGTGGTCCTCTCCAAGGTGCCCCGCCCTCCCCAGAGTGCCCCTCCCTTCCAGGATGCCCAGCCCTCCGCCAGGGTGCGCCGCGCCAACCTCTGCGAGTGCCCCGCCCCTTCTGAGTGCCCGCCCACCCAAGGTGCCCGCCCCCCACAGAATGCCCCGCCCCTCCGGGGGTGTCCCACCCTCCCCAGAATGCCCCGGCCCTAGTGAGTGTCCCTcatcccacccccaacccagggTGCTCGCCCACCGAGTGCCTCACCGAGCGCCCTACCATCCTCCAGGGTGCCCCGCCCTCCTCCCGGGTGCCCCGCCCTCCTCCACGGTGCCCCGCCCCTCCAGGGTGCCCCGCCCTCCTCCAGGGTGCCCCGCCCTCCTCCAGAGTGCCCCGCTCCTCCGCCCCACCCGTGCCAGGTGAGCCCTCTAGGCGGGGGTCCAGAAGTGGCGTTCCGCTTCGGTGCGGTGCTAGACGCGGCGCGCACGCAGGAGGACGTGTTCCGGGCGTGCGGCGTGCGGCGCCTGGGGGAGCTGGCGCTGCGCGGGTGAGTGAAGCTTCGCCTCCGCTCCGCGCCGGGCCTGGCGGGGCCCCGaagcacccccagcccccaccccggGTAGCCGCCCGAGTCCAGCCACGCCCTTGCCGCCCGCAGCTTCTCCTGCACTGTTTTCACCTTTGGCCAGACGGGCTCTGGGAAGACCTACACCCTGACTGGACCCCCTCCCCAGGTGAGCGAGCGCCGGCGGCGCCCCCGCGGGGCGGGGCTGGGTGGGCTGGAAGCCCTGGGGAGCCGCAGGCGGCGCAGACTCCCAGAGGGAAGGGGCTGGGACGACGCCGCCTGACCCATTTGTTTGCAGACGAGGACGCTGAGGACCAAAGAGAAGGGACTTGCCCAATTTGGAGCATTTGGGCTTCAACTTTGGCCCCTTCCTagctctcagttttctcatctgtaaaatggaagtgaCAGTACCGACTATGAATTAAATGAGCCATTGTTTGGGAACTTGGCACGTTTCCCGGCGCACGGTATCATACATGCGCTACAGAGGGTAGTTATTACTGTGGAGATGACGATGGCTCAGCTGGTTTTGCCCCCAGGGGGAGGGGGTGCCTGTACCCCCCAGCCTGGCTGGCATCATGCAGAGGACCTTCGCCTGGCTGTTGGACCGCGTGCAGCACCTGGGTGCCCCTGTCACCCTTCGCGCCTCTTATCTGGAGATCTACAATGAGCAGGTAAGGGAATGCGAGGAATAGAAAGACAGCCCATGAGGAAACGGAGCGCTTCTTTCCAGGGAGCCTGGATCAAAGGGCAGAAGAGGCGGTGGGGACTGTTGTCAGTAAGATCTGGGGGTGGGTGGACTCAGAAAGATCCccttccctcaccctcctccctcccctcccaggttcGGGACTTGCTGAGCCTGGGGTCTCCCCGGCCCCTCCCTGTTCGCTGGAACAAGACTCGGGGCTTCTATGTGGAGCAGCTGCGGGTGGTGGAATTTGGGAGTCTGGAGGCTCTGATGGAACTTTTGCAAACGGGTGTGTGCTGACAGCGGGGAGTTTTGCGGGTAGGGGTGCCCATTCCTCAGTTGTTCACTGAGTGTGGACTTGGGGCCCAGACTGCAGCTGCAGCTTCAGAAATGAttcctgggggaggtggggaaggacCAGTAAACTACAATTCAAAGGCATGGCCCAAGGTCCTCCCCGCACTGCCAACAAGGCCTGCTAATTCTGCCTTCCAAACTCCTTTCACACCCTCTTCTCTCTAGCCCAGGGCCTCGGCCTCCGCCAGGACTCATTCTTGCTCCCTGGTGGTCTCTGCACCTCAAGGCTCTCCCCTGCCCATCCATTCTCCTCTATGCTgcaaaccccatctctctttGCCTCCAGACCCTCCACCCTTCCAGGGCCCTGAGGATCAAGGTCATACCTCTTAGCCTAGCCTAAAGGCCCTTtcagcctcattcttttttttaaatcaagtattTATTGGGCACCCCTCCTTTGGCAGGCACTGGAGATGCTGACTGTGGATTCTGGCCCCAGCACTGTGCCACACCTCTCAgctgatctcctgcctcagtttctccccttcCTTTCACGAAGCAGTGGGAGAGATGtttataaaatgcaaatctgactgTCATTCTTCGGCTCAGTTTTCTCTgtcctccatccacccatctctgcTAGAGCAGGACCCAACATCCCATCGTTCCCTGAACAACACCCACTCTGTTGCCTCCCTGCCTTTGCATGAGGCTGACCCTTCCGCCAGGATTCCTTTGCTCCTTTTTCTTCATTGATGATGACCTGTTCTTCCTACCAGGTCCAGCTCCTGATGTTTTTCCCTTCCAGGTCTCAGCCGTCGAAGGAGCTCAGCCCACACCCTGAACCAGGCCTCCAGCCGAAGCCATGCCCTGCTCACGCTTTACATCAGCCGTCAAACTGTgagtgctccagcctgggaaggTGCTTACCCGGGGCCACCCAGCAAGGGTCTGTGTCTGGACATATAAACCAACTTGGGTGTGCATGGGGGGTAATAATGGAAACCCTTGGTCCCATAACCTTGTGGCTTTGATGGGGACGGTCCCTCCCAAGTCCCCATGAAGCTCTGATCCCTCAGGCCCAGCAGATGCCTTCTGTGGACCCTGGGGAGCCCCCTGTTGGTGGGAAGCTGTGCTTTGTGGACCTGGCAGGCAGCGAGAAGGTAGCAGCCACGGGATCCCGTGGGGAGCTGATGCTTGAGGCTAACAGCATCAACCGAAGCCTGCTGGCCCTGGGTGAGACCTGGGGGCCACCGGTGTGATTTCCTGTCTctcctctgtgcctggctcacagcTCTCCACAGTGGGGGATACCAGAGGAGTTGTAGTAAATAGAAGAGGGTTAAAGAGCTGCGATCCAGGAACCAAAGGCCCCATTCTGGCCCCAGCTCTGCTGTTGACTTCTCCCTTCATAAAACACTGTTTATGAATGTATAAACTCTAAGGGTATATAAAGTTCCATGCTAATTTGGGAAATAGAACCACTGAACTGCAGAAGATGAACCTTCAGAGACATTTGGCATGTCCCTTGTGCAGTTGGGAAGACTGAGGCCTAGTCAGGGGAAGGGACTTGAGCTttctccccaaccccaccccagggTATTGGACCTGGAGATCCTCAGGGGCTGTGCCCTCAGTATTCCTCTGTGGCATGCATGTGAGATGCCCGCGAAACTCCTTTGTGTACAATCCATTTGTTAGAAGTTTCCTGCTGAGTGCCTGAGTACCAGGAACTTTGCTGGGCATTGAGGGTCAGGGTATACAGGGCCTTCTCTGCCCTCAAAGAGTCCCAGTCTGGTGGTGGAGACCAATCTGACTGAGTCATGAGATCATGTGGAAAGATGGGTTTTTAGGGCAACACAGGCCTGGGTGGAGAGCCCAACTCTGCAGCGTCCCAGCCTGATGGCCCTGGGCAAGTGATGTAACCTTCCTAACTCTTGCTCTCCCTCCCCAGGTCACTGCATCTCCCTGCTGCTGGACCCACAGCGGAAGCAGAGCCACATCCCTTTCCGGGACAGCAAGCTCACCAAGTTGCTGGCAGACTCACTGGGAGGGCGCGGGGTCACCCTCATGGTACTTAAGCGGGGCCTGGCAGGGAAGGTTGGGTCTTGAGGAAGGGGCCCCCAGAGAGGAGCGCTCAGGGGGAGTGCACTCCCCAGGTGGCCTGCGTGTCCCCCTCAGCCCAGTGCCTTCCTGAGACTCTCAGCACCCTGCGATATGCAAGCCGAGCTCAGCGGGTCACTACCCGGCCACAGGCCCCCAAGGTGAGTATAGGCAGGCACAAGCTGAGGGACAGGCGTGGAGATGCTGGGGGATCAGGCAGGAGTTGGAGCCTGAGTCCCTTGATTGAAGTCTTGGACTGGGTCAAAGTTGGGATTAGGGTTGGAATCCTGGAATCGGTGTCATGGTTGTATAGGATGGGGTCAGGGTCCCAGCCAGGGTCATGCCAGGTTTAGGGCAGGTCTAGGGTTGGAGTTTGAGTTGGGATATGATTCAGGGTCTAGCTCAGTTAGTATCATGGTTAAGTAGGAGTTGATGTGGGGCCTAATGTGGGGTCTCGTTTGGAACCATTATCTGGCCCAAGGTTTGGACAGAACTGAGTTTGGGATTGGACTCACAGCTGAGTCCAGCTCAGAGTGGGGCCCTCCAGGACAGTGCACTTAGGACAAGGTGCCCCCTCCAGGCAGATACAGCCTTGTGCCAAGATGCAAGGCTGACGAATGAAGCATGGGCTGGATTTTAGGCCCCAGTTACTTCCCACACCCGGAAGTTCTTGTGCAGTGCACGACTTATACAACCGTAAAGGTGGCTCTGGGCCTCTTTCCCTACAGTCTCCTGTGGCAAAGCAGCCCCAGCGTTTGGAGACAGAGATGCTGCAGCTCCAGGAGGAGAACCGtcgcctgcagttccagctggACCAAATGGACTGCAAGGGTATGGGCTTCCTGGAGGCAGAGTAGGATGGGGATAGGGTCTGGGGCTCCTGTGGATCCGCCACCTCCCGcttccctgcagcctcagggctcAGTGGAGCCCGGGTGGCCTGGGCCCAGCGGAACCTGTACGGGATGCTACAGGAGTTCATGCTAGAGAATGAGAGGCTCAGGTAGGGCACAGCCCACAGCCAGAGGGATGCTGCCCCCCACCCATCACTGCTAGGCTGCTTCTGGCAaactgcctcctctccctgcccctggcTCCCTTATGTCCCCACCTGCTTCCTGAACTGGTGCTATGCTGCAATGAGGAGGAGCTGACTGatgccccaccccagccccatttCCTACCCCTTCCTGGCTTGTGATCTCCCCTAGGAAAGAAAAGAGCCAGCTGCAGAATAGCCGAGACCTGGCCCGGAATGAGCAGCGCATCCTGGCCCAGCAGGTCCATGCACTAGAGAGGTAAGCAGAGCCACCAGCTTGGAGCCAGGCCTCCGGACAGAGGGCAGCTGGGAAAAGGGATGGCTTCATGAACTGCTTGAGGCTGGCCTCTGGATTCAGACCAACTAGGTTCAgtttccagctctgccacctacTAGCTGTGTCACctggggcaagtcatttaacttctcacTGCCtgggtttcctcttctgtaagatGGGGGTCATCGTCGTGCCTACTTATAGGCTTGTTTTAAAGATCAGAGAGAATGAGTTAACATGTAAAACTTTGAGAATGGGGCCCGGTACCTGGTACAGGATCCAGGAGTATTAGCTGGGAAGGGGATTTGAAAGCCAGCTTGGTGGTAGGGTTGGAGGCTGCAGGCATAGACCCTGCTGTTCTTTCTAGGCGTCTCCTCTCTGCCTGCTACCATCACCAGCAGGGTCCTGGCCTGACCCCACCGTGTCCCTGCTTGATGGCCCCAGCTCCCCCTTGCCATGTGAGTCTCACGGCCCAGCCTGGAGGGGTGACAAGTAGGGATGTCATGGAGCCTCTGACGCACCTTTTTGCAGGCACTGCCACCCCTCTACTCCTGCCCCTGCTGCCACATCTGCCCACTGTGTCGAGTGCCCCTGGCCCACTGGGCCTGCCTGCCAGGGGAGCACCACCTGCCCCAGGTAGGAaagggcatggtgggagtgagggaAGGCTGGGAGAACTGGAGACCTTGATCCAGGAGTCATCAATCCAGAGCCCCAGGGATTCCAGGGCTGCAGGCTAGATCATGGGGAGTGAATGGCTGGCCTAGGGCTCCCTCTGCCCTGGTTTGAAATAGCTGTttgcctcaccctccctcctcctcaccctgCCCTGTCAGGGCCAGGAATTCATTCtgtcattcacttattcattcactcacataTCTACTCACTTATGGATTTACTGAATCATACATTCACTTACTCCTTCAGTAACTCCCCAAGCTCCTTGCTTTATACCAGCCTCTCTTCTGGGCTCTGAGGAGTCAGAAATAGACCAGACATGGTTCCTGCTCTCAGGAGGCTTCTAGTCTCAGGAGAGGACAGTAGAAGAACCATCTGCTGCATGCTGCACACAGAAGGCGACCAAGACCCCACCCCTTTATGCCATCCTGACATTCTTGGTACCTTGTGGGGTAGGCATGGTGGGGTGTCATGGCTAGCACCAGGTAGGTGGGACACAGAGAGGCAGGACTGAGGTCACCCAGAGTGGACTCTGGTCTTTCCTACAGGTGTTGGACCCTGAGGCCTCAGGTGGCAGGCCCCCATCTGCCCGGCCCCCACCCTGGGCACCCCCATGCAGCCCTGGCTCTGCCAAGTGCCCAAGAGAGAGGTGGGTCTCTCCTGGGGCACTGAGGTCAGAGAGGGGTGGTCTGGGGAACTCAAAGGCTCACCTCCCATCTCCCAACTCACCCTGGCCCAGGAGTCACAGTGACTGGACTCAGACCCGAGTCCTGGCAGAGATGTTGACGGAGGAGGAGGTGGTACCTTCTGCACCTCCCCTGCCTGTGAGGCCCCCGAAGACATCACCAGGGCTCAGAggtgaagaagggagagagggaggggcccCTAATGTTCTCTGTGATCTTGGGGTAGAACCCaccctctccaggcctcagtctTATCTCTGAAATGGGGTGGGTGTTGAGAGGTGGCTTCTAAGATCTTTCTACTTCCCAAACTTGGAATTCTCTTTTTAGGAGCATCTGCGTGCCCAGATGTATGTTGGAGCCCATGGtgtatgggggtggggtggggggaagggtggAGGGTACCTACCCCCTGAAGCTTCTCCAGAGGGTGTTGGGACCCAGATGGACCTGGGTGAGGAAGGGCCCCGGAGAGGGCAGGCCTCGAGTCTCACTGCTTCTTAGGTGGGGCCGGGGTTCCAAACCTGGCCCAGAGACTGGAGGCCCTCAGAGACCAGATTGGCAGCTCCCTGCGACGTGGCCGCAGCCAGCCACCCTGCAGTGAGGGCGCACGGAGCCCAGGCCAAGTCCTCCCTCCCCATTGAAGGCCAAGTGGGAACCCAGGAgactgctgtgtgacctcagactgGGCTCCGCACTCTTGGGCTTCAGTCTGCCCATCTGCTGAATGGAGACAGCAGCTGCTACTCCACCTGCAGCTGGGCTAGGGGCGGGGACTGGGGGTGCTATTTAGGGGAACAACGGGATTCAGGAGAAACCAGGCAGCAGGGGATGAAATACATGAATAAAGAGAGGCATCAGCTCCAAGTCTGGTTGGTTCTATCCTCTGGGGTTATCAGTCATTTCCCTATGGGAAATTAGAGGGAGGAAGGGCTAGGACTCTTGGCACAGATGTGTGTCCCCTTCCAGTCTGGAATATCCCAagctcccatctcccatctcctttcatggttttttgttttgttttgttttatttttttgagacggagtctagctttgtcaccaggctggagtgcagcgatgcaatctcagctcactgcaacctccacctcctggtttcaagcgattctcctgcctcagccgcccaagtagctgggattacaggcacacgccaccacacccagctaatttttgtatttttttttttttttagtagagatggggtttcactatgttacccaggatggtctcgatctcctgaccttgtgatccacctgcctcggcctcccaaagtgctgggattctaggcatgagccaaccTCCTTTCACATATTATACAAGTTTTGATTAAGCAACTGCTATATGCCATTGGGTAGGCGGTGGGGGAGTTGAATGGCAAGCATCTCCATGAAGGAGGCATGAGGGAAACTGATTTGGCCTGGAGCACAGGGAGATGGGTGGTCAAGGGGCTCACTCTGTGTCACTATGGGTCCTGGCGCTGGTGGGGATCAGGAGGCCTGGCTTCTTGTGCCACAGATCTGCGCTAGGACTCTGGGCAAGCCCTGTTCCCTCTCTGGACCACTCTGGTTTTCAGTCAATTAACTGGGGGACACAGTTTCCTTCCCATTGAGTTCTAGTGAGGGTCAAGGCTGTGAGCAATATCTGATTCATGGCATAAATGCCCAGTAaaatgctgtattagtctgttctcagcactgctgtaaagaactacctgagactggggcatttatgaagaaaagtggTTTGACTAACAGCCCTGCAGTCTTtataggaagcatgactgggaggcctcaggaaacttacaatcatggcagaagggcgaaggggaagcaagcacatcttaccatggcggagcaggagagagagagaatgaagggggaagtgctacacactttcaaacaaccagatctcgtgaaaactcactaccataagaacagtaagggggaaatcttcccccatgatccaatcacctcccaccaggtccctccgcCAATATTagagattataattcaacat
This genomic window from Pan paniscus chromosome 11, NHGRI_mPanPan1-v2.0_pri, whole genome shotgun sequence contains:
- the KIF12 gene encoding kinesin-like protein KIF12, giving the protein MSAAELRRGQQSVLHCSGTRTLQVSPLGGGPEVAFRFGAVLDAARTQEDVFRACGVRRLGELALRGFSCTVFTFGQTGSGKTYTLTGPPPQGEGVPVPPSLAGIMQRTFAWLLDRVQHLGAPVTLRASYLEIYNEQVRDLLSLGSPRPLPVRWNKTRGFYVEQLRVVEFGSLEALMELLQTGLSRRRSSAHTLNQASSRSHALLTLYISRQTAQQMPSVDPGEPPVGGKLCFVDLAGSEKVAATGSRGELMLEANSINRSLLALGHCISLLLDPQRKQSHIPFRDSKLTKLLADSLGGRGVTLMVACVSPSAQCLPETLSTLRYASRAQRVTTRPQAPKSPVAKQPQRLETEMLQLQEENRRLQFQLDQMDCKASGLSGARVAWAQRNLYGMLQEFMLENERLRKEKSQLQNSRDLARNEQRILAQQVHALERRLLSACYHHQQGPGLTPPCPCLMAPAPPCHALPPLYSCPCCHICPLCRVPLAHWACLPGEHHLPQVLDPEASGGRPPSARPPPWAPPCSPGSAKCPRERSHSDWTQTRVLAEMLTEEEVVPSAPPLPVRPPKTSPGLRGGAGVPNLAQRLEALRDQIGSSLRRGRSQPPCSEGARSPGQVLPPH